In Apium graveolens cultivar Ventura chromosome 10, ASM990537v1, whole genome shotgun sequence, the following are encoded in one genomic region:
- the LOC141692483 gene encoding uncharacterized protein LOC141692483: MTRKYMKPILQKVPNIVKIAVFLTKTLKKPVVPRLVAFKNSRKHKKVSLLQHYGYGYVKEYQFSPSHSPLVSYKRKQYKKRSYRDLCSILYMCNCLGRFEDDSGVEGLYNNSMDYQFKALPEKEVMECADSCDEEEESVDARAGRFIEKFYEEIRMQKKEPVLQLGGINAY, translated from the coding sequence ATGACTAGAAAATATATGAAGCCCATTTTGCAAAAAGTCCCAAACATTGTGAAAATCGCGGTTTTTCTTACGAAAACCCTGAAAAAACCTGTTGTCCCGAGACTTGTTGCTTTCAAGAACTCGAGAAAACACAAGAAAGTGAGTCTGCTGCAGCATTATGGTTATGGATATGTTAAAGAGTACCAATTCTCTCCTTCACATTCACCCCTTGTAAGTTATAAAAGAAAGCAATACAAGAAAAGGAGTTACAGAGATTTATGTTCCATTTTGTACATGTGTAATTGTTTGGGGAGGTTTGAAGATGATTCTGGAGTTGAGGGACTGTACAACAACTCAATGGATTATCAATTCAAAGCTCTGCCTGAGAAAGAAGTGATGGAATGTGCAGATTCATGCGACGAAGAAGAGGAATCTGTTGATGCGAGGGCCGGCAGATTTATTGAGAAATTTTATGAAGAAATAAGAATGCAGAAGAAAGAACCAGTTTTGCAGCTCGGTGGGATTAATGCATATTAA
- the LOC141691457 gene encoding uncharacterized protein LOC141691457 has translation MDPRSHPTSARTSLLGLKRLIRSRDSSNEDVNQSSVLQPIPSFNIPDSTVVKCRNICVGQENLSPSFTISNQQTPGSVVSSDLKRMSRCVGLRTVGGSNNSPCSVSISPNLAVKRRIRGRNIEKIFPSPMCVENSSVAAKNRKPSSTPSDMNNKKCRVRDPNIETMFTNAMPVKRKGLGMSSVNKGDASSNFNPIFEHGQMRQPGQNYHLVGSLVSLDGSSPKFCQFYMYDTLNEVENRINAMRGASDNVDPDIVEELLGMLDKNNELVKAFRMAQNRFENEDLDEFKLVLISSQSSSGRPNHITPSDEVVAFIVSDDTDTGGFRDTVVNFKQEGLKRIYETNPHFMQLQYPLLFPWGTEGYHKCIPLINNKYSKIENLDDEDLDPDSTQRRHQQYVVDQFAAIEQYRLDWVSTHQTTIRADLYNSVRDALSKGDHDPMHMLIWLSPESRPNSIEKVDQLVSAEIPDKNSDPIAYEVVKNYMVHGPCGKDLYTYSCMVKGKCMRHFLKRFNGNTYFDDCGFPFYRRRNTGRVIKKKGSTLTINIPRSLKYLFKYCLKGHDTATMLLKKKSNKSGSEQTVRSVKNLDEVTNFLDGRYVYASEASWRIFGFDIHHRSPSVERLPIHFPGQKYLNFHSSADLENVCNNVTSKKSKLEAWFIANSEFPQARNFTYSDFPTQFTWIKKTAKWKLRQRGDVVGRLAEVHATTGKLLYLRMLLLRCKGALSFSQLRTIDGTTNDTFKEACGALGLLNNDKQ, from the exons ATGGATCCACGCTCTCATCCGACCTCTGCAAGAACTTCACTTTTAG GTTTGAAACGTTTGATTCGTAGCCGAGATTCATCAAATGAGGACGTCAATCAATCTTCTGTGTTGCAGCCTATACCAAGTTTCAATATTCCTGACTCGACGG TTGTGAAGTGTAGAAATATTTGTGTTGGCCAAGAAAATCTTAGTCCCAGTTTTACAATTTCAAATCAGCAGACACCAGGTTCTGTAGTATCGTCTG ATTTGAAACGTATGAGCAGATGTGTGGGATTGAGAACTGTTGGTGGATCAAATAACAGTCCTTGCAGTGTATCAATTTCACCTAATTTAG CCGTGAAACGTAGAATACGTGGTCGCAATATTGAGAAGATTTTTCCAAGCCCCATGT GTGTAGAAAATAGCAGTGTAGCGGCGAAGAACAGAAAACCATCTTCCACGCCTTCAGATATGAACA ATAAGAAATGTAGAGTACGTGATCCTAATATTGAGACGATGTTTACAAATGCCATGC CTGTGAAACGTAAAGGACTTGGTATGTCCTCTGTGAATAAGGGTGACGCATCTTCAAACTTTAATCCCATTTTCGAACATGGGCAAATGAGACAACCTG GTCAAAACTATCATTTGGTTGGGAGTTTAGTATCGTTAGATGGATCTTCACCCAAATTTTGCCAGTTCTACATGTACGACACGCTGAATGAGGTTGAGAATAGAATCAATGCAATGAGAGGTGCTTCTGACAATGTTGATCCAGATATTGTCGAGGAACTTTTAGGTATGTTAGATAAGAACAATGAGTTAGTCAAAGCTTTTCGCATGGCTCAGAATCGGTTTGAAAATGAAGATCTGGATGAGTTTAAGTTAGTCCTCATATCATCTCAATCTTCTAGCGGCAGACCAAACCATATTACTCCATCTGATGAAGTTGTTGCTTTCATTGTTAGTGATGATACGGATACCGGTGGTTTTAGAGACACGGTTGTGAATTTCAAACAAGAAGGATTAAAGAGGATATATGAAACAAATCCACATTTCATGCAGTTGCAATATCCACTACTGTTTCCTTGGGGAACCGAGGGTTATCATAAATGTATACCTCTGATAAACAATAAATACTCTAAAATAGagaatttagatgatgaagaCCTTGATCCTGACTCAACACAGAGGCGACAT CAACAATACGTTGTGGATCAGTTTGCTGCCATTGAACAATATAGATTAGACTGGGTTTCAACGCATCAAACTACCATCCGTGCTGATTTGTATAATTCTGTGCGTGATGCTCTCAGTAAAGGAGACCATGATCCAATGCATATGCTAATCTGGCTGAGCCCCGAAAGCAGACCTAATTCTATTGAAAAGGTTGACCAGTTGGTTTCTGCTGAAATACCAGATAAGAATTCTGATCCAATAGCATATGAAGTTGTTAAAAACTACATGGTGCATGGACCCTGTGGTAAAGACTTATACACATATTCATGTATGGTGAAAGGAAAATGCATGCGTCATTTCCTAAAGAG GTTTAATGGTAATACATATTTTGACGATTGTGGTTTTCCATTTTATCGGAGGCGTAACACTGGCAGAGTCATCAAAAAAAAGGGATCAACCTTGACAATCAATAT TCCAAGATCGTTGAAATATCTCTTCAAGTACTGTTTAAAGGGTCATGACACTGCTACAATGTTGTTGAAGAAGAAAAGTAACAAATCAGGGAGTGAACAAACTGTAAGATCCGTGAAGAATTTGGATGAGGTAACGAATTTTCTTGATGGTAGATATGTTTATGCATCTGAGGCATCGTGGAGGATTTTTGGGTTTGACATTCACCATCGTTCCCCAAGTGTTGAACGCTTACCAATACATTTTCCCGGTCAGAAGTACTTGAATTTTCATAGTTCTGCAGATTTGGAGAATGTGTGCAATAACGTGACTTCCAAAAAAAGTAAACTAGAAGCTTGGTTTATAGCTAACAGTGAATTTCCACAAGCTCGAAATTTTACGTATTCTGACTTTCCCACCCAGTTTACATGGATAAAGAAAACTGCTAAATGGAAGCTTAGACAAAGAGGTGATGTGGTTGGGAGGTTAGCAGAGGTTCATGCAACAACTGGTAAATTATTGTATCTTCGAATGCTGTTACTTAGATGTAAAGGTGCTTTATCTTTCTCTCAGTTGCGCACTATTGATGGAACTACAAATGATACATTTAAGGAGGCATGTGGTGCTCTTGGTCTGTTGAATAATGACAAGCAATGA